Proteins found in one Alicyclobacillus cycloheptanicus genomic segment:
- a CDS encoding AMP-binding protein, which produces MKFETILTESYKQAFAKDWPNRTIVSALKERVAQFPDKTAMVDRHSSYTYRQFSDAVDRVALGLKAHGVQAGDVVSFQLPNWNEFVLLHFATTRLGAISNPLIPIYRDREIGYMVKEASSKVLVIPDTFRGFDYTEMVARLRPEWPALEQVFVIGEHVPEGMLPFSRLTDEPWEERGSRADLDNIEIDPNDVTEIVFTSGTTGLPKGVMHTHNTLGSTNDVMVERLGLTSDDVIFMASTFAHQTGFLYGVRMPIELGATAIYQDVWNPREMAERIQNDKVTFTMGATPFLYDLVQLEGIENYDLSSFKYFVSAGAPIPRPLVRQAYEKLPCKILSGWGQSENGLVTVTMPNDTIDKLTNTDGCPLGNLQVKTVDDAGNPCPPNVEGDLWARGATMFVGYLNNYAYTVSQFQGDWFVTGDRATIDEDGYIRITGRLKDTIIRGGENIPVAYIENVMHEHPDIAVAQVVAMPDPRLQERACAFVSMKPGRKPLTMEALRAFLQEKGVTRQYWPERLEVVEEFPRTPSGKVQKFKLREMIAEKLQAEQ; this is translated from the coding sequence GTGAAATTTGAAACCATTTTAACCGAGTCGTATAAACAAGCGTTTGCGAAGGATTGGCCGAACCGGACGATTGTGTCGGCTTTGAAAGAACGCGTGGCGCAATTTCCAGATAAAACCGCAATGGTGGATCGCCATTCTTCCTATACGTACCGCCAGTTCAGCGACGCTGTCGACCGCGTTGCACTGGGGCTCAAGGCGCACGGCGTGCAGGCGGGGGACGTGGTGTCGTTCCAACTGCCAAACTGGAACGAGTTCGTCCTGCTGCACTTTGCGACGACTCGGTTGGGGGCGATTAGCAACCCGCTGATTCCGATTTATCGCGATCGCGAAATTGGTTACATGGTTAAGGAAGCGTCCTCGAAGGTGCTGGTCATTCCGGACACCTTCCGGGGGTTCGACTATACCGAGATGGTTGCCCGTCTGCGGCCGGAGTGGCCGGCGCTGGAGCAAGTTTTCGTGATTGGCGAGCACGTGCCGGAGGGCATGCTGCCATTTTCCCGGTTGACCGATGAGCCGTGGGAAGAGCGCGGCAGCAGAGCGGACCTCGACAACATCGAGATTGACCCAAACGACGTCACGGAGATTGTGTTCACCTCCGGCACCACCGGTTTGCCGAAGGGGGTCATGCACACCCATAACACGCTCGGCAGCACCAACGACGTGATGGTGGAACGACTCGGGCTGACATCGGATGATGTCATTTTCATGGCCTCGACGTTTGCGCATCAGACGGGTTTCCTGTATGGGGTGCGGATGCCAATTGAACTTGGTGCGACGGCGATTTATCAGGACGTGTGGAATCCGCGGGAGATGGCGGAGCGCATCCAGAACGACAAGGTCACGTTCACGATGGGCGCGACACCGTTCTTGTACGACTTGGTTCAGTTGGAAGGTATCGAGAACTACGACCTCAGCTCGTTCAAATACTTCGTCTCCGCGGGTGCGCCGATTCCCCGGCCGCTGGTGCGGCAGGCGTATGAAAAACTGCCTTGTAAGATTCTCTCCGGCTGGGGACAGTCGGAGAACGGCCTGGTGACGGTGACCATGCCCAATGACACCATCGACAAGCTGACCAACACGGATGGCTGCCCGCTGGGAAACCTGCAGGTGAAAACGGTGGACGACGCGGGCAACCCGTGTCCGCCGAACGTGGAGGGTGACCTCTGGGCGCGCGGTGCGACGATGTTTGTTGGGTATCTCAACAATTACGCGTACACGGTCAGTCAGTTTCAAGGAGACTGGTTTGTGACCGGCGACCGCGCCACCATCGACGAGGATGGGTATATCCGCATCACGGGCCGCCTCAAGGATACCATCATCCGCGGCGGGGAAAACATTCCGGTTGCGTACATTGAAAACGTGATGCATGAACACCCGGACATTGCCGTCGCCCAGGTCGTCGCGATGCCTGACCCGCGCCTGCAGGAGCGCGCGTGCGCGTTCGTCAGCATGAAGCCGGGGCGCAAGCCGCTGACCATGGAAGCGCTGCGGGCGTTCCTTCAGGAGAAGGGGGTCACCCGCCAGTACTGGCCGGAGCGGCTGGAGGTCGTGGAAGAATTCCCGCGCACCCCAAGCGGCAAGGTGCAAAAGTTTAAGCTGCGCGAGATGATTGCCGAAAAGCTGCAGGCCGAGCAGTAA
- the menB gene encoding 1,4-dihydroxy-2-naphthoyl-CoA synthase: protein MEFTDILYEKNDGVAKITINRPRAMNAFRGQTVEEMITAFRDAWDDNTIGVVVLTGAGDRAFCAGGDQKERGADGYGEKGGLGNGIGLEIETLHYYIRSIPKPVIAAVNGYAIGGGHVLHVICDLTIASDKAIFGQIGPKVGSYDAGFGSAYLARIVGQKKAREIWYLCEQYSAEEAREMGLVNKVVPHEELMAEVDRWCQKILDKSPTALKILKQSFNADVASIEGITQMGMSSLAMYYGTEEALEGNAAFREKRPVNFRKFRR from the coding sequence ATGGAATTCACCGACATTTTGTACGAGAAGAACGACGGGGTCGCCAAGATTACCATCAATCGGCCGCGCGCGATGAATGCGTTCCGGGGACAGACGGTAGAGGAGATGATCACGGCGTTCCGCGATGCCTGGGACGACAACACGATTGGCGTCGTGGTGTTGACGGGCGCGGGCGACCGCGCGTTCTGCGCCGGCGGCGACCAGAAGGAGCGGGGTGCGGACGGCTACGGCGAGAAGGGCGGGCTTGGCAACGGCATCGGGCTGGAGATAGAAACCCTGCACTACTACATCCGCAGCATTCCGAAGCCCGTCATCGCGGCGGTCAACGGTTACGCCATCGGCGGGGGACATGTGCTGCACGTGATTTGCGACCTGACCATCGCGTCCGACAAAGCCATCTTTGGGCAAATCGGCCCGAAAGTCGGCAGCTACGATGCCGGGTTTGGGAGTGCCTATCTCGCGCGCATCGTCGGCCAGAAGAAAGCCCGCGAAATCTGGTACCTGTGCGAACAGTACAGCGCCGAGGAAGCGCGGGAGATGGGGCTGGTGAATAAGGTCGTGCCGCATGAGGAACTGATGGCGGAGGTGGACCGGTGGTGCCAGAAAATCCTGGACAAGAGCCCCACGGCACTGAAAATCCTGAAACAGTCGTTTAACGCCGACGTCGCCAGCATTGAGGGCATCACACAGATGGGCATGTCCAGCCTGGCCATGTACTACGGCACGGAGGAAGCGCTGGAGGGCAACGCCGCGTTCCGCGAAAAGCGGCCTGTGAACTTCCGGAAGTTCCGCCGCTAA
- a CDS encoding SDR family NAD(P)-dependent oxidoreductase — MELGIAGRSILITGAAQGVGRQLALAAAAEGAHVLLHYHRSEEQAASVAAEIRAHGGSVDLFQADLADYDAVVRMGEEIRSRTDLYGIVNNAGWAQYKRLFAYQPGEWKREIEVCYLGLIHLVHALVPDMIARSQGKVINIVGESARTGDRSLIISASARGAAISFMKSLAQEVGPHHIQCNTVSLGVVEKPESPFDDATAQKIRRLYPAGRLGVPSDVAAMVLFLLSQQAEWVTGQLFAVNGGYTMMG; from the coding sequence TTGGAATTGGGCATTGCAGGACGTTCGATTCTCATCACGGGGGCTGCACAGGGGGTTGGACGGCAGCTGGCCCTTGCGGCCGCCGCGGAAGGCGCGCACGTACTGCTGCATTACCATCGTTCCGAAGAACAAGCGGCGTCCGTCGCCGCAGAGATTCGGGCGCACGGGGGCAGTGTCGACCTGTTTCAGGCCGACCTGGCGGATTATGACGCGGTGGTTCGCATGGGCGAGGAGATTCGATCCCGCACCGATTTGTACGGCATCGTCAACAACGCGGGCTGGGCGCAGTACAAGCGATTGTTCGCGTATCAACCCGGAGAGTGGAAGCGCGAAATTGAGGTCTGTTACCTCGGGCTGATTCATTTGGTCCATGCGCTCGTCCCGGACATGATTGCGCGGTCACAGGGCAAGGTCATCAACATTGTGGGCGAATCCGCGCGAACGGGTGACCGCAGTCTCATCATCTCGGCGTCGGCGCGCGGCGCCGCCATCAGTTTTATGAAATCGCTGGCACAGGAAGTGGGCCCGCACCACATCCAGTGCAACACCGTTTCACTCGGTGTGGTTGAAAAGCCGGAGTCCCCGTTTGACGATGCGACGGCGCAGAAGATCCGGCGGTTGTACCCAGCCGGCCGCCTCGGTGTTCCTTCCGATGTGGCGGCTATGGTTCTCTTTTTGTTGTCGCAGCAGGCCGAATGGGTCACAGGTCAGTTGTTCGCTGTCAATGGCGGTTACACCATGATGGGCTGA
- a CDS encoding IclR family transcriptional regulator produces MEYHVPSVALAARVLKLLSRYKYKSCTQKEIADALHVNKTTCLRVLKTLEREDFIRYDASTRRYSLGPYLIPLGNRAMQMIDSVAVAAGELEQVAQRTGLTTVLVERLRDDRLIYIAAAEPPRQEVRISVSVGQQYPVTVTAFGKCFLAYDDEEKIERLIRGGLPKYTSNTVVDPDVLLADLARVRRNGYAISHGEAAEGISAIAAPVFNRDGRVEFVLACLSVSSWITEEITQATLQVVRETTAKLSEWNGYHQELDMIGR; encoded by the coding sequence TTGGAATACCATGTCCCATCGGTGGCTTTGGCGGCGCGTGTGCTCAAGCTGCTCAGCCGCTACAAGTACAAGAGCTGCACGCAAAAAGAAATCGCGGACGCGTTACACGTCAACAAAACCACCTGTCTGCGGGTGTTGAAGACGCTGGAACGGGAAGATTTCATCCGCTACGACGCGAGCACGAGACGGTACAGTCTCGGGCCATATCTGATTCCGCTGGGAAATCGGGCCATGCAGATGATCGACTCCGTCGCCGTCGCAGCGGGCGAACTTGAACAGGTCGCGCAGCGTACGGGGCTGACGACGGTGCTCGTCGAGCGCCTGCGCGATGACCGGCTCATCTATATTGCGGCGGCGGAACCTCCGCGCCAGGAAGTCCGCATCAGCGTGTCTGTGGGTCAACAGTATCCGGTCACTGTGACCGCGTTCGGCAAATGCTTTCTTGCCTACGATGACGAAGAAAAAATTGAGCGTCTGATTCGTGGAGGGCTGCCCAAGTATACGTCGAATACAGTAGTCGATCCCGATGTGCTCCTGGCCGACTTGGCCAGGGTACGCCGAAATGGCTACGCCATTTCGCATGGGGAAGCTGCGGAAGGAATTTCCGCGATTGCGGCACCGGTCTTCAACCGGGACGGCCGGGTTGAATTCGTGCTCGCGTGCTTGTCCGTCAGCTCGTGGATCACCGAAGAAATCACACAGGCAACGCTTCAGGTAGTTCGTGAAACCACGGCCAAACTGTCCGAGTGGAATGGCTACCATCAGGAACTGGACATGATTGGCCGCTAG
- a CDS encoding SDR family NAD(P)-dependent oxidoreductase — MKLDGKVAIVTGGGSGIGRASALEMARQGAQVVVADINAERGQAVADEIGAEGGKALFLPVDTASYEQVEGLVQETVHRLGQLDIMFNNAGIGGMQVSVLDMPVEEYHRVLSVDQHGVFYGIKAAGQAMNDRGGVIINTASVYGFIADRRQFPYHAAKGAVVMMTKAAALELAPFNIRVVCIAPGLINTHIVDGWRDNEKIWTAAQNAQMRRRIGEPEEVGKVVAFLASDDASFLNGHAYFVDDGAASFKR; from the coding sequence GTGAAATTGGATGGCAAGGTGGCGATTGTCACAGGCGGAGGCAGCGGCATTGGCCGCGCAAGTGCGCTGGAGATGGCCCGACAGGGCGCGCAGGTGGTCGTCGCGGACATCAACGCGGAGCGCGGTCAAGCGGTTGCGGATGAAATCGGTGCGGAAGGCGGGAAGGCCCTCTTCCTGCCGGTGGACACCGCCTCGTACGAGCAGGTGGAAGGGTTGGTTCAGGAAACGGTGCATCGTCTGGGACAGTTGGACATCATGTTCAACAACGCCGGGATTGGCGGGATGCAGGTGAGCGTGCTGGACATGCCGGTGGAAGAGTATCACCGGGTCCTGTCCGTCGACCAGCACGGCGTGTTCTACGGCATCAAGGCGGCCGGCCAGGCGATGAACGATCGCGGCGGCGTGATCATCAACACCGCCTCGGTGTACGGCTTCATCGCGGACCGGCGGCAGTTTCCGTATCACGCTGCAAAAGGTGCGGTGGTGATGATGACGAAGGCTGCCGCGCTGGAACTGGCACCCTTCAACATTCGCGTGGTCTGTATTGCGCCAGGCCTCATCAACACGCACATTGTGGATGGGTGGCGCGACAACGAGAAGATTTGGACCGCGGCGCAAAACGCGCAGATGCGCCGGCGGATAGGCGAGCCGGAGGAGGTTGGCAAGGTCGTGGCGTTCCTGGCCAGCGACGATGCGTCCTTCCTCAACGGCCACGCGTATTTCGTCGACGACGGCGCCGCGTCCTTCAAGCGGTAG
- a CDS encoding MaoC/PaaZ C-terminal domain-containing protein yields MSTVKYEVSQRLGPLEKPPITKTQLVMYSGASGDFNPIHTVEEFAQQAGLGGVIAHGMLTMAFVGQMLTDILGVDGDLHKFGVRFAGMVRPGDVITCEGEVKEVREENGRQIVTADIWAATQKQEKVVVGEAVFSVPAA; encoded by the coding sequence GTGTCCACCGTAAAATACGAAGTGAGCCAGCGGCTCGGCCCACTGGAGAAACCTCCCATTACGAAGACACAATTGGTCATGTACTCGGGGGCGTCCGGTGATTTTAACCCCATTCACACCGTCGAGGAGTTCGCGCAGCAGGCGGGACTGGGCGGCGTCATCGCGCATGGCATGCTGACGATGGCGTTTGTCGGACAGATGCTGACCGACATCCTCGGCGTTGACGGCGACTTGCACAAGTTTGGGGTCCGCTTCGCGGGCATGGTGCGGCCTGGCGACGTGATCACCTGCGAAGGGGAAGTCAAGGAAGTGCGCGAAGAGAATGGCCGGCAGATTGTGACGGCGGACATCTGGGCAGCCACGCAGAAGCAGGAGAAGGTTGTCGTCGGGGAAGCGGTGTTTTCCGTGCCGGCGGCTTGA
- a CDS encoding SDR family NAD(P)-dependent oxidoreductase: MAEQKAAFVTGAGSGIGRAIARKLAANGFAVAIADVRLEAAEETVSLLSADGGQGIAVACDVTDLAAVQAAVSETKARLGRIDVLVNNAGWDKVEPFLESQPDTWDRIIRINLLGQIHTCKAVLPVMIEQGGGKVINIASDAGRVGSTGEAVYSAAKGGVIAFTKTIAREMARHRINVNCVAPGPANTPLFQEIGTYNPGIRTALEKAIPFRRLAEPEDIAGAVAYFASEDAAYVTGQTLSVSGGLTMV, from the coding sequence ATGGCAGAACAAAAGGCAGCGTTTGTGACGGGGGCCGGCAGCGGCATTGGCCGGGCTATCGCCCGCAAGCTGGCTGCGAACGGGTTTGCGGTCGCGATCGCTGATGTGCGGTTGGAAGCCGCTGAAGAGACCGTGTCCCTGCTGTCGGCGGACGGCGGGCAGGGGATTGCGGTGGCGTGTGATGTCACGGACCTGGCCGCCGTGCAAGCGGCGGTGTCAGAGACCAAAGCCCGGCTGGGCCGGATCGACGTGCTGGTGAACAATGCCGGCTGGGACAAAGTCGAACCGTTTCTCGAAAGTCAGCCGGACACGTGGGATCGGATCATCCGCATCAATCTACTGGGGCAGATTCACACCTGTAAGGCGGTGCTGCCTGTGATGATTGAGCAGGGCGGCGGCAAGGTCATCAACATCGCCTCGGACGCGGGCCGTGTCGGTTCGACCGGGGAGGCTGTCTATTCCGCCGCGAAAGGGGGCGTGATTGCCTTCACCAAGACGATTGCCCGTGAGATGGCGCGGCACCGCATCAATGTCAACTGCGTCGCACCCGGGCCTGCCAACACGCCGTTGTTTCAGGAAATTGGCACCTACAATCCTGGGATTCGCACCGCGCTGGAGAAGGCGATTCCGTTCCGGCGCCTGGCAGAGCCTGAAGACATCGCAGGGGCAGTCGCGTACTTTGCATCTGAAGATGCTGCGTATGTCACAGGTCAGACCTTGTCGGTCAGCGGCGGCTTGACCATGGTATAA
- a CDS encoding beta-ketoacyl-ACP reductase, with product MGRLDNRVAMVTGAARGIGAATAKKLAQEGAKVAVIDLKEEFTKDTVAAIEAAGGKAIGIGANVADAAQVNAAVEKIVAEFGRLDILVNNAGLIRDNLLFKMTEDDWDTVMNVHLKGSFLCSKAAQKYMVEQKYGKIVNTSSTSALGNRGQANYSAAKAGLQGFTKTLAIELGQFNINVNAVAPGFIDTEMTKATAERMGLDPEQFKAAAAQRIAIKRVGKPEDVANVVAFLVSDEASYVSGQVIYIHGGGHVG from the coding sequence ATGGGACGTTTGGACAACAGAGTGGCAATGGTAACGGGAGCAGCGCGAGGGATTGGCGCCGCCACGGCGAAGAAGCTGGCGCAGGAGGGTGCGAAGGTCGCCGTGATCGACCTGAAAGAGGAGTTTACAAAAGATACGGTCGCTGCGATTGAGGCGGCCGGGGGCAAGGCCATCGGCATCGGTGCGAACGTGGCCGACGCAGCTCAGGTCAACGCAGCGGTAGAGAAGATTGTCGCAGAGTTCGGGCGCCTCGACATCCTCGTCAACAATGCCGGGCTGATTCGCGACAACCTGCTGTTTAAAATGACGGAAGATGATTGGGACACGGTCATGAACGTGCACCTCAAGGGCAGCTTCCTGTGCAGCAAGGCTGCGCAAAAGTACATGGTGGAGCAGAAGTACGGGAAAATCGTCAACACGAGCAGCACCTCCGCACTGGGCAACCGCGGTCAGGCCAACTACTCGGCGGCGAAGGCAGGTCTGCAAGGTTTCACCAAGACGCTGGCCATCGAGCTCGGCCAGTTTAACATCAATGTGAACGCCGTTGCCCCGGGCTTCATTGACACCGAGATGACCAAGGCGACAGCTGAGCGGATGGGTCTCGATCCAGAACAATTCAAGGCGGCGGCTGCCCAGCGGATCGCGATTAAGCGCGTCGGCAAGCCGGAGGATGTGGCGAATGTGGTGGCCTTCCTGGTCAGCGACGAAGCCAGCTACGTCTCCGGCCAGGTGATTTACATCCACGGCGGGGGCCACGTGGGCTAA
- a CDS encoding acyl-CoA dehydrogenase family protein, with the protein MDFTLPDEIVRMKMTIRDFIEHEVEPYAMQIEEEDHVPDEILEKSKQMGLFGLSIPEEYGGMGLGQVGKAAVFEELGKTINGYTTILGAHNGIGSVGIVELANETLKQKYLPKMASGEWIGAFALTEPQAGSNAANLQTRAVKKGDRYIINGQKIYITNAPYAHVFTVMAVTDPSAGAKGITSFIVEKDFPGFHVGSIEKKMGLHGSHTAQLYFEDLEVPEENVIGQVGRGYVNALKILANGRLGLAARALGSCQYLLDRSVRYAKERVQFGKPIFEQQIIQHYLADMALEIETLRWLVYRVAWMVDQGQEVIKEAAMAKLHASEVYNRVADKAVQIHGGVGYIAEYPIERFYRDARITRIYEGTSEIQKNIIAAQLAKELGE; encoded by the coding sequence TTGGATTTTACATTGCCAGATGAGATTGTCCGCATGAAGATGACCATTCGCGATTTCATTGAACACGAGGTTGAACCCTATGCCATGCAAATCGAAGAGGAAGACCACGTGCCGGACGAGATTCTCGAGAAGTCCAAGCAAATGGGCCTTTTTGGTTTGAGCATCCCGGAGGAGTACGGCGGGATGGGACTGGGTCAAGTCGGCAAAGCCGCCGTGTTTGAGGAACTCGGCAAGACCATCAATGGGTACACCACCATTCTTGGCGCGCACAACGGCATTGGTTCGGTTGGCATCGTGGAACTGGCGAACGAAACGTTGAAGCAGAAGTATTTGCCCAAGATGGCATCTGGCGAGTGGATCGGCGCCTTCGCGCTGACGGAGCCACAGGCGGGATCGAACGCGGCCAACCTGCAGACCCGGGCCGTGAAAAAGGGCGACCGCTACATCATCAACGGGCAAAAAATCTACATCACCAATGCGCCGTATGCGCACGTGTTCACCGTGATGGCGGTTACGGACCCGAGTGCCGGTGCCAAGGGCATCACCTCGTTCATCGTAGAAAAGGATTTCCCCGGGTTTCATGTCGGCAGCATCGAAAAGAAGATGGGACTCCACGGTTCGCACACCGCGCAGCTGTATTTTGAAGACCTGGAGGTGCCGGAGGAGAACGTGATCGGGCAGGTGGGGCGCGGCTATGTCAACGCCCTCAAGATTCTGGCCAACGGCCGACTCGGCCTGGCTGCCCGCGCGCTCGGTTCCTGCCAGTACCTGCTCGACCGTTCTGTGCGCTACGCGAAGGAGCGGGTTCAGTTCGGCAAGCCGATTTTCGAGCAGCAAATCATCCAGCACTACCTCGCGGACATGGCGCTCGAAATCGAGACGCTGCGGTGGCTGGTCTACCGCGTGGCGTGGATGGTCGACCAGGGCCAGGAGGTCATCAAGGAAGCTGCGATGGCGAAGCTGCACGCGTCCGAAGTATACAATCGTGTCGCCGATAAAGCGGTGCAGATTCACGGTGGTGTGGGCTACATCGCGGAGTACCCGATTGAACGGTTCTACCGGGACGCGCGCATCACTCGGATTTACGAAGGTACATCCGAGATTCAGAAGAATATCATCGCCGCCCAGTTGGCCAAAGAACTGGGCGAATAA
- a CDS encoding MaoC family dehydratase N-terminal domain-containing protein translates to MGAAERYRPFVGQKSSPVKNEVEKGAIRKFADAIGDRNPLYRDEDYAKTTRYGKIIAPPTFSRTFDFGKVPNFELPAAGLIHANQEFEYFRPIYAGDVVYCTNQLVDAFEKTGKLGTMTFLVFEQVVADEAGTPYLKQRSTIIYRGE, encoded by the coding sequence ATGGGAGCAGCAGAAAGGTACCGACCGTTCGTTGGACAAAAGTCGTCGCCAGTGAAGAATGAAGTGGAAAAGGGCGCGATCCGCAAATTTGCAGATGCCATCGGCGACCGCAACCCGCTGTATCGGGATGAGGACTACGCAAAGACCACGCGGTACGGGAAGATCATTGCACCACCGACGTTCAGTCGGACGTTTGATTTCGGAAAAGTCCCCAACTTTGAACTTCCCGCGGCGGGTCTGATTCACGCCAACCAGGAGTTTGAGTATTTTCGGCCGATTTACGCCGGAGACGTCGTGTATTGCACCAACCAGCTGGTGGACGCGTTTGAAAAAACCGGGAAGCTCGGGACGATGACCTTTCTGGTCTTTGAGCAGGTTGTGGCGGATGAAGCTGGCACCCCTTACCTGAAGCAGCGTTCAACCATTATTTACAGAGGCGAATAA
- a CDS encoding acyl-CoA dehydrogenase family protein, with the protein MDFSFQRDHQAFQEVLQAFAQTELLANYTRWDREATFPRDMWRKLGQLGVTALRVDEAYGGAGADAIMAGIAAEEVARGDFNLAYSVILHSLVGEILNQHASEDIKASYLPSLANGERVFAIAVTEPDAGSDAAAMRTRAERRGDRYILTGEKSGISAAAVADVFLVFAKTDVNAGAKGISAFVVPADTPGVSVKRYEDMGSIPIARGSVVLDHVEIALENRVGAENRGFYEVMNGFDLSRILIALQCIGAALQSLDETMAFVKVRHSFGQPLAKYQGVSFQIAEHYTKLQMVRWHCYRTLWLRDALQPHTMEAAMAKWMGPKTAVEAIHQCILLNGHYGYTKDLPLEQRLRDVIGLEIGDGTAQTQQMIIARELLGKAYKPY; encoded by the coding sequence GTGGATTTCTCTTTTCAACGTGATCACCAAGCGTTTCAAGAAGTTTTACAAGCTTTTGCACAAACCGAACTGCTCGCGAACTACACCCGATGGGACCGCGAAGCAACCTTCCCCCGCGACATGTGGCGGAAGCTGGGACAGTTAGGGGTCACGGCCCTGCGCGTGGATGAGGCGTATGGCGGTGCCGGTGCGGACGCCATTATGGCCGGCATCGCTGCGGAAGAAGTCGCCCGCGGGGATTTCAATCTGGCGTACTCTGTCATTTTGCACTCCCTGGTCGGTGAAATTCTGAATCAGCACGCCTCCGAGGACATTAAGGCGTCCTATTTGCCGTCGCTGGCCAACGGTGAAAGGGTTTTCGCGATTGCCGTGACGGAGCCGGACGCAGGGTCGGATGCGGCAGCGATGCGCACGCGGGCAGAACGCCGGGGCGATCGCTACATCCTGACGGGCGAGAAGTCCGGCATCAGTGCAGCGGCCGTCGCAGACGTCTTTCTGGTGTTCGCCAAGACCGACGTGAACGCCGGGGCCAAGGGCATCAGTGCCTTTGTCGTGCCGGCCGACACACCGGGCGTCTCCGTCAAGCGCTACGAGGATATGGGGAGCATTCCGATTGCGCGCGGGTCGGTGGTGCTTGACCACGTCGAGATCGCGCTGGAAAACCGGGTCGGTGCGGAGAATCGCGGATTCTATGAGGTGATGAACGGGTTTGACCTCAGCCGCATCCTCATCGCCCTGCAGTGTATCGGGGCAGCGCTGCAAAGCCTCGATGAAACCATGGCGTTTGTGAAGGTCCGTCACTCCTTCGGTCAACCGCTCGCCAAGTATCAAGGCGTCTCCTTCCAGATTGCAGAACACTACACCAAATTGCAGATGGTGCGCTGGCACTGTTACCGCACGCTGTGGCTGCGCGACGCTTTGCAGCCGCACACCATGGAGGCCGCGATGGCCAAGTGGATGGGGCCGAAGACGGCGGTGGAGGCCATCCATCAGTGCATTCTCTTGAACGGACACTACGGGTACACGAAGGACTTGCCGCTCGAACAGCGGCTGCGCGACGTCATTGGCTTGGAAATCGGAGACGGCACCGCGCAGACGCAGCAGATGATCATTGCGCGCGAACTGCTCGGCAAAGCCTATAAACCCTACTGA